The following proteins come from a genomic window of Musa acuminata AAA Group cultivar baxijiao chromosome BXJ1-7, Cavendish_Baxijiao_AAA, whole genome shotgun sequence:
- the LOC135679650 gene encoding chloride channel protein CLC-d-like isoform X2: protein MDFQNSPFPCDMRGISNRQNFSDFVKTDSSNGLSTEDIHLTEDELELYLDLASYLNPAPYIVPEDLSLAKVYNLFRQSGLRHIFVVPCPSHRIGLVTRKDLLIEESDHSATMELSSTSGRS from the exons ATGGATTTTCAGAACAGTCCTTTTCCTTGTGATATGAGGGGAATATCCAACAG GCAGAACTTCAGTGATTTTGTCAAAACTGACTCAAGTAATGGATTGTCCACAGAGGATATTCATCTGACTGAGGATGAACTGGAACTCTACTTAGATCTTGCCTCGTACTTAAACCCTGCCCCATATATTGTGCCAGAAGATTTGTCTTTGGCAAAG GTGTACAATCTTTTCCGACAGTCGGGCCTGAGGCATATATTTGTTGTCCCTTGCCCTTCTCATCGTATAGGTTTGGTTACTAGGAAGGATTTGTTAATTGAG GAAAGTGATCATTCAGCAACCATGGAACTTTCATCAACTAGTGGAAGGTCTTGA